Proteins found in one Hyla sarda isolate aHylSar1 chromosome 7, aHylSar1.hap1, whole genome shotgun sequence genomic segment:
- the LOC130283132 gene encoding olfactory receptor 8I2-like translates to MIYENTTVKGFILLGFSEFPDSQVLLFFGFLIVYSLCILENTFLIALIYLNSQLHTPMYFFICNLSFLDICLTTLIHPKFLLTFLNMRSISFHECMGQLYLYIALQSLEYLLLTVMSYDRYVAICNPLHYNIILNKKSCVLLSAVTWMISLVDPAPIMRLVTKLPFCKSHKIDHLFCDSVPLLKLSCGSIFGVGVVIAIEGIFLTLPAFLLTVSSYISIISVILKIQSAKGRLKAFSTCSSHLTVVTMLYLTLTCIYFVPPSNNTSVNNSKAVSLLNIVVIPMLNPLLYSLRNKDVKNAFLRLVKQTKNFI, encoded by the coding sequence ATGATATATGAAAACACAACAGTGAAAGGATTTATCCTACTCGGGTTCTCTGAATTCCCAGATTCACaagttttactcttttttggcTTTCTcattgtttattccctttgtattttAGAGAACACATTTCTCATAGCCCTTATTTACCTTAATTCCCAACTTCATACTCCTATGTATTTCTTCATTTGTAACTTGTCCTTTTTAGATATTTGCCTGACCACCCTCATCCATCCAAAATTCTTGCTGACATTCCTGAATATGAGATCAATATCCTTCCATGAATGTATGGGGCAGCTTTATCTTTACATTGCTTTACAAAGCTTGGAGTATCTTCTGTTGACTGTCATGTCCTATGATCGCTATGTGGCAATCTGTAATCCACTccattataatattatattgAATAAGAAGAGCTGTGTACTTCTATCTGCTGTTACCTGGATGATCAGTTTAGTCGATCCAGCTCCCATTATGCGATTGGTCACCAAGTTGCCTTTCTGCAAGTCACATAAGATTGATCACCTTTTTTGTGATTCTGTTCCATTATTGAAACTCTCCTGTGGAAGTATTTTTGGAGTGGGAGTTGTTATAGCTATTGAGGGTATATTTTTAACATTACCAGCCTTCTTACTTACTGTATCTTCTTATATCTCAATCATTTCTGTTATTCTGAAGATCCAGTCAGCCAAAGGAAGACTAAAAGCATTCTCTACCTGCTCATCCCACCTCACCGTTGTAACTATGCTCTATTTGACCCTCACCTGTATTTATTTTGTGCCTCCATCTAATAATACATCTGTTAATAACTCTAAAGCAGTCTCTCTGTTAAACATTGTTGTTATCCCAATGCTAAATCCTCTATTATACAGTCTCCGGAACAAAGACGTAAAAAATGCATTTCTTCGACttgtaaaacaaacaaaaaatttcaTATAA